ctatgtagccttggctggtgtGGCACTCACTACACAGACCAGATTTAAATtagccttgaatttagagatccacttacctctgcttAGTGGCGGGTCTGTAGTGTAGGggagctgggattaagggcacgTGTCCCTGCACTTGGCTTCGGTGGGGCATCTTAAAGTGCAATGGTATTTCACCCAAAGAAGTACCTTTTTGTATTTCAAGATTTATAATTTTCTGTATTGCTCAGGTTGCTCTTGAATTCCGGgctctagtgctggggttaagggcttgcgccaccacactttTCGTATTCTTCTTTTTCAGACTTTACATTGtgggcaggctggcctggaacttgttggctatatgtattttccagactggcctcaaacttaaggccatccccctgcttcagcctcccaagtattaTGGGATTgtgggtgtgcgccaccatgcctatcttccctaattttaaaacattatttttattttatgtgcattggtgttttgcctgcacacatgtctgtgtgagggtgtgagacggagcccctggaactgaagttacagacagtggtgaggtgccatgtgggtgctgggaattgaatctggggttctctggaagagcagccagtgctctaaaccactgagccatctctgtggtcTCACTTCTCTCATTTTTTAACCTCCCTATCTTGTGACTGGAGATGACAATCTCTCACTTGAAGGGCCTGGTGCCTGCTATCTCCTCTGCCTGGCATGCTCTGCCAGAGACCTGAGGGCTATTCTCTACCCCTTAAAGCCAAATGCTCCCTTTTCATTGAGGCATCTGTTGGCACCGAATtgtattcactttttattttttactatagtTGAGTTACtctgtgtacaagtgtgtgcacacatgtgcgtatgcacacatatgtgcatatatgggaGAGCAGGAGCCATGGCCCATGAATGGATGTCGGAGGACAGTTTTCAAGAGCCACTTCTCTTCTTCCAGGGTGTGAGAGATCAAAGTCAAGTcaccaggcttagcagcaagtacctttacttgctgagccaggCTAAATTCACTGAGAGTtacttccttctgcctcccgagtgatgggattactaCCCAGTTTTACTacccaatttttatttatttgcttatttattcactcattcactcatctttcttctctgggGCTAAGGACCAAACCCAGCAATGCTGTTTCAATGCTGAGGCTGAGGATGTGTTTCGGTTGGCAGAGTGCTTCCTTAGCACACAGGGAGCTCTAGCtacaatccccagcaccccataaatTTCTGTGCTATTGCATGGCTGGGTTCCAGAGctcctgagacagaggcaggaggatcaggcgTTAGAAGGTTATCTTAGCCATGTAGTAAGTTGGGGTCACCTGGGATACATCAGACCCTGTAATGAAAAAGCTACAAAGCCCTTGGTCCCGTTCtcatttgatgtttttgtttggatcACATTCTAAGTTATTTTAGGGGGTTGTGTTtgtaagcatgtatgtatgtgtgttggcaCAAATGCCATGGCATAGATGGCCTGTAAGAATCCATTCtttcgggctggagaggtggctcagaagttaagagcacaggctgctcttccaaaggttctaagttctattcccagcaaccacatggtggctcacaaccatctataatgagatctggtgccctcttctggcgtgcaggtgtacatgcaggcagagcactgtatacacaataataaatacacctttttttaaaaatccattctcaagccgggcagtggtggcacatgcctttaactcgggaggcagaggcaggtggatcgctgtgagttcaaggccagcttggtctacaatgcgagtccaggacagccaaggctacacagagaaaccctgtctcgaaaaaccaaaccaaaccaaaccaaaacaaaaaatccattcTCCCCTTCCTGTTGGGTTaggctccagggatcaaactcgggttgtcagacttggcagcctTAActagttgagccatctctgcagctttgtttgattttttgggACCAGAAGTCACAtatctcaggctggtcttgagctcactaagcagaggatgaccttaaacttctgctcctcctgtcttcactcccatcccaaatgctaggattacagggctTTGCTACTGTGTCTAGTTTATTCTGTGATACGGCCAAAGGCTTCATGCACAACAAACTCTCTCCCATatcagctacctccccagcccttttctgagacagaatctcactttgtagctgagagtgacctgcaactccctatgtagcctaggctagcctacAACTCTTGACTCActtgtctctgagtgctggcattacaggagtCCACCCCCATTTTAATCTTCCCAAATCTCTTCCTATTTAATCTCCTCTTTAGAGTctagaaactgggtgtggtggcacacacctttaatgccagtactcaggatacagaggcaggcagatctctgagttaaaggccagcctggtctaccaactgagctccagGACTACACTGAGGAACcacatcttgaaaaacaaaacaagccgggtttggtggtgcacgcctttaatcccagtccttgggaggcagaggcaggcggatcgctgtgagttcaaggccagcctggtctacaaagtgagtagagtccaggatagccaaggctacacagagagactctatctcaaaacaaacaaacaaacaaaaacgcacaaataacttattttttcctAATATATGATGGTAGACATCAGTTTTTTGGTTGACTTGCCCACTGGAATATATACCCACGAGGTCAgtgattttatttgcttgtttgtgtgtttatgggtgggttctggagactgacttcagggctttgtgcatgcataTAAGGTAAACAGTCTGCCAACTAAACtatccctccccgccccacccccaccccaccagtgCTGGGGTAAAATCCAGGGCTTCGTGGATGGCGGACCAGCCCCTGCCACACCTGCTCTAGCGCTCTGCCATTGAGCTACATTCCTAATccaattttattgttatttttgtttcctggTACATTTTCAGTGCCTGGCATATCACAGAAATTCCCCAGGCACAGCTGCATGAACGAATAGACCAGTTCTGTAGCTTTTTCACAAGAACAATATAGCAATTTGaagaatctaaaaataaaacagtatacaAAAGTGGCTGATTCTTCCTGTGTCATACAAGGGACCTTACAGACTTCATGAAAGGTACTGAAATAAATAAGCTATACAGTTCACTCTATTTTGGTCCTGTAATAGTAGGTTCCAAGATTGGCCTGTTCTGGGAGGAAGTGATTGTACTTGtaaggttcttttttcttttttaacactgtgtgtgtgtgtgtgtgtgtgtgtgtgtgtgcgcgcgcgcgtgcgcgtgtgtgtttggtgtgtgttcACAGCCTATCACAGAGCACCTAGAAAGTCCAAGAACAACCTGAGGCTTCCATATCAACCTCAGCCCCTCAAGCTTAGGAGCAAGcatctttcccactgagccatcagacAGGACCTGGACGTAAGTGCTTGAACTGCGTCTCCCCCGCTTTCCGGATGGAGGACTGATGCCAGAGATAAGGAAAACACATGGGCTTGCTTATTATCTGTCTTCGTATTTGCTGACTTTGTTCTTTTGGAGACAGACTCTTTCCTACGAAGCTTGAGGTGACCTCATACtcattggcctcaaactcttggcaattctcctgcctcagccttccaaatgcagGGAGGAAAACATGTTTTGAATACTGGCGGTAATGACCTGTTGTACAGATGaattctctctctcagcctctttaCCTTCTCTACAAAGGGAAACGACAGGTTGGCACTTATCTGATAGGCTACTGTGAAGATAAGAATTTACACATATAgttcaattgttatctccttacATCAACTGCTCAAAAGCAGCTTTTTGAAAAAGCACATTTACGTAGTTCCAACTAGGTACCAGGTATGGTTTTATTAACCCagtaaatcttcaaaataaattCTGTGCAGGAGGGACAGTGACTGTCCCATTTCCAGATCAGGAAACTCAGGCACATAGTTGTTATGACACTTGGCCAGGGTTTAGCCTTTTCCTGTATTGTACTTCCTTATAGAGAAGAGGTCACCTGCCATTTCCCAAGGAGACGGCCAGTGAAGGCACCAGCCCGTGCCTGGGAGGTGAGAGGAAGGTGGTTTCCTCGGaatgggaaacagaaaaggagatgtTCGCTTAGCCATCCATGTGGGGAGCTCCGTGAACGGGAGGCTTGGACTCTGAGGATATGTTCCTGCCTGAGGAGAAGCCATCAGCAGAGCTCGTGCAGAGCCTGTACTTGTGTCTAATTgtgcttgggggtggggcggggaccTGGGATTCCTGATGTCCTGTCCTAAACCGGGAGGCTAGCGAgagagctcagtagttaagagctcttACTGCTTGTCAAAATAAGCTTCAGTTTGTCCATTTGACAGACCTCGGAAAGAGGAGCAGCACCTGAGGAGTTACCTCATCAGACTAGACTGTGGGCCTGTGTGGGGCATCTTCTTAATTGCCAACTGATACAGGAGAGCCCAGTCCACTATGggcagtggtcctgggttgtcTAAAGAAAGGAGCTGAGCAAACCAGAGaaagcaagccggtaagcagtgttctttcatggtctgtgcttcaagtttgtttgtttgtttttcgagacaaggtttctctgtgtagccctggctgtcctggactcacgctatagaccaggctggccttgaactcacagagatctgcctgcttctgcctccccaagtgctgggattaaaggtgtgcgccaccaccgcccagctacttttccccatttcttttttgttttgttttgtttagtttagtttttcatttttttggttttgttttgttttgtttttgtttttcaagacagggtttctctgtgtagccttggctgtcctggactcgctgtatagaccaggctggcctcgaactcacagtgatccacctgcctctgcctcccgagtgctgggattacaggcatgcgccaccacgcccggctgtgccTCTGTTCTTACCTTGAGCCCCAgccttggcttctctcagtgacCAACTGTGACTGTGAGCCaataaaaccctttcctcccttgcGTTTGGTCGGTCTCTTATCAAAgctacagaaaagcaaactaggcAGCCGCTCTACCTGAGGGCGAGAGTTCAGATCTCAGTCTCTGTCTCAGGAGGCTCACAGACGCAAGGGGCACAATGCCCcatttctgacctccatgggcatttGTGAGTGCAAGAgggcacactcacacagaccTTAAAAACGAAAACTAACCCGGAACTAAAGGTGAGAAGGAGGAAGCTGAGTCAGCGATGCGGAGAGCCGGCACCCCTGGCCGTTTACCTGCATCCGGTGGCAGGTAGAAGACAAAGATGGCCAGGAGAGTGATGAGGACACATGGGGCAATGACATTGACCAGGTAGAAGAGAGGCTTCCGTCGGATGATGAGGTAGAAGATGACTTCCTCACGGTgccccccctttcctcctctaggGTCCCCTGGAAGTTGGACTAACCTAGCGGGTTGGTGGATAATCTCCCACTGGCCATTCTCtggaggaggggacagaagggGATGCAATAAGTCAACACAAGTGTGGCAGCTGCCCCAGCCATGGCGCACCGCTAGGCAGGCTGCCCATAGCTGATAAACAAGCTtcacatatttgttttgtttttctgtttgtttttaatattatttgtgtgtgttcaggtgcgcgagtgtgtgtgtgtatgtgtgtgtgtacatgccacaaTATGAATTCTAAGGTTaggggacaacttttgggagtcctCTCATCCCACACTGTAAGTTCCCGGGGTTAACATCTCAAGagcttctaccactgagccatctcattcctatgtgcagtgcagtgcatgtgcttttttttttttcctttgtctccgAAACGtcgtccaggctggccttgaatgtacaGCAATACTCCTGCCAagcccaccctcctccccacccccaagtgctggcactaaaggtgtgaGTCAACACCACGCTTGGCTTCAGTTCCCATGTTTGCAGCGTCCACAGTCACCCCCATGTTGCTGACCCCACTAGGTGAGGCCTGCTTATCAGCCTTGGGTGTGAGAACCACGCACACTCACCAATGAAGGTCCCTTCGTGGATGTGGATTTCCTGACGCTCCTGTCCGTCAGGCCCCAGGCCCGTCTTCAGGCTGACCTCAGAGCTGTCATAGCTGTAGGAGCTAAACACCATGGTGCAATTCTGCCAGTCGAAGGGGAAGTAGGTGACCTGAATGGAGGGAAAGACACTGGAGCTGCCAGAGAACCCGTAAGGACTAGGAAAGATTGGGAGGTCATTGGATCCAAAGGAGAAGGGGACCGACAGGGAAATGGCGGaggaccacagaggaagacagaaaagcagaaaaagtaTGCAGGGCAATGGGAAGTCAGGGCAAAGGAGAGGCGAGGGAGGGTCTGGAGGGATCGGGAGTGTtggggaggaagccagagaacagACAAAGCGTGGGAACCTGGATGCTGCAGCTGCTGCGGTACAGGCCAGGGGGTTGCCAGCGCACAGAGCCCTCGAAGGTGACCACGACATTAATGTCTAGGGCAACGTCGAAATTTCCGTCATTGCTGCAGGAAAGAGTTCTCTTCACGTGGGATCAGGGCCTGTCCTCCGGAGGACACGCCCCGCCCACTCCCacggccccgccccgcccaccccacggccccgccccgccccgtccACTCCCACGGTCCCGCCCCGCCCACCCCCCggtcccgcccccgccccgccccgccccgcccactCCCACGGCCCGCCCCGCCCACTCCCACGGCCCCGCCCCCGGAAGGCTCTGGGAAGACCCTACTTGTTGAGAAGCACCACATCCGGGAGCCAAACAGATTCAGCAGTGATGCCGAGAGAATCGATGCCATCGTGTTCCGCAGGGTCCCAGCTTAGCCTGTAGTCCGTCCACTCCTAAGAAAGCAGAGGCTAAAGGGCTGTTCAGGCTAGAAGCCAGGGAGAGGCTTGGGGTGTCTGGGAGGGTGCAAAGGGGAGCAGCTCAGGCCTGACCGGtggctctgccttccttctctgggATTTACATCTACTTCCGCACCACCACCCCGACCCCCTTTGCACTGAACTCTCTAAAACCGAGGGGCctagggtggggatggggatgctggagagatggcccagtggttaagggcactggctgctcttccagaggacccagattcgattcccagcacctacatagaagtcacaactatctgtaactcttctggcttctgcgggCACCAGACATGTGTGTAgttcacagacatatatgtaggcaaaaggCCCatccacatgaaataaaaaataattaaaaaggggctggagagatggctcagaggctaagagcactggctggtcttccagaggtcctgagttcaattcccagcaagcacatggtggctcacagccatctgtaatgagatctggcgcccgcccccttctggcctgtatagatatctatatctatatttaaaaagaataactgAAGAGATTACCCTAGGGCATCCTCAACTACAGTGGTTTTCAAACTGCAGCTCACGACCACTTAAAGGATGGGAATTCAAATTAGTGACCCCctccccaaatttgtgggatttttttgttttttgtttgtttggtttttggtttatcgagacggggtttctttatgttatcttggccgtcctggactccctttgtagaccaggctgtccttgaactcacagcgatccacctgcctctgcctccggagtgctgggattaaaggcgggcgccaccatgcccggctcccaaAACTTGAGTTTTAAATCACTGTTTATCGAAGCCCCTGCTTTggttattatatatatgtgcttTATTAAGTCATCGTGCTCCCCCCCCGCCAAATTTAACTGGGCTGAGCATTCCAGGAGATTAAgacaaaggtgggggtgggggcgggcgcCCTTCGCTAAGCCACGGGGTCTCCATACCAAGTCCAAGTACACCTTTGTGCTCATTTCTTCATCCTTCTCGTTCTAGAAGGGAAAAATTTAAAGGCATTAAGTGAAATGAAGTGGGAAGAAACGAGGTCTCAGCAGGTCACTTACTCCACAGAAATCCACTCCTGCCCTCTAACTCCATCTCACAGGAGTTGAGTGGCTATCAGCCTCAGAAACCAGACCTGATGCCTGCTTGCCTTGCTTTTATCTCCTGGTTAAATCACGGGCCACGCCCAGTGTCTAATCCACTCAACCCTGAGTCTCCGCCCAGGCTCCTTGGGCACCGGGCTCTGCTGGACTTTGCTAGAATCTTACGGAGCCCCGCCTCCAGGCCCTCCCACAGCCGGCCCTCCGGCCCTAACTCCGCCCACAAGGCGTGCTAGCAGATCAGTATTCTGGGCTTGTcgacaaaatatataaataataaataaaaggtcaCGCCCACGAACTCGCTCATTGGTCCGATTTTTTCACCCAATCGCCGCCGAAGGCCTGTCCATCTCTCTGCAGAGCCCGCCCCCAGCTGTCTaaagccacgcccccagcctgTCCTGCCCAGCGACCTCCACCCGCAGTGCGCGCTCACCAGGCTGATGAGCTGCGCCAGGGTGAGGCCAATGCTGACCCCCACGCGGTCTCCCACCTCCCGCGCCGGCCGCACGGAGCTGTCATAGCCCGAGAAAAGTTTCTTAAGAAGTTGGCCTTCGGCTTCCGACCCGCGGGCACCTGATGAAGGAATGCTCTAAGTGAGGCTCCGGGAGCCGGCTGCGACCATtgcgcctgcttctgcctcttcgGGGCCCAAACTGACTTACCTGGGGCGAGGGGCGCCCCGAGCAcccccagaagcagcagcagcgccCCTGAGGTCATGGCCCTGCCGCTTCGTTCAGGGAGTTCGTCCCGAGAGCGGCCCAGGCAGCCAGGACAAGGGAAGTGACGAGGCGCCCCAGGAATGTGCACCTGTTGTCGGGGGACTAGGCGCCAGCCCACCCgccccaccctgccccgcccTCGGGACTTGGTCCCGCCCGGAGCCAACTGCAGTAGCCCTCCACTCACAAATGATAACACTTGGGTTGTATAAATCATCTTTAATTAGAGAAAGCATGAAGTGGAGACCCAGTCCCCCTGAGAACAGAGTCGGGAGATGGGCGGAGCCTGAGCGGGGTTTGTGTGAGGGAGGGGGGGGCATATCTTGCAATGAGCCAGAAGTAATAGGGCCTGAGGAAAAGTGACCTGCTTTTGAGCACTAGCCCTCCCTTAGGACCGCCATAGTCGTTTTTTCCGCTAACATTCGCTACACTAGGAATCTACCCTCTTTTACTAGCGGCTCCCCAAGCCTTCGCCGGTTTCAGGTCCTTTTTGGGTACTTAAAACCCAGCTGAGGTTATAAGCTGTATTTAGTTAGAAGCTCTGGGGATATATGAGGTCTGGGAGCCCGAGAGGGCCCGCATTTCCTAGGCCtggcctggggcaggggtgggggcggggggtgtgtCGTACATAAGTTGGATTTATTGCTGAGCTAGGGTCTCTTTGCTGGGAGGGAGAAGTCAAGGCCGTGTCTTATTtgtccttcttctttcttttttctttttttttttttgttttgtttgttttttttttcgagacagggtttctctgtgtagccttggccatcctggactcactttgtagaccaggctggcctcaaactcaccgcgatccgcctgcctctgcctcccgagtgctgggattaaaggcgtgcgccaccaccgcccggcttgtccTTTTTCTTATTCTAGAGTTATTATCTATTGTTACAGACCTCAGCTTTCTGCtgtctgaggcaggatctcacatagctcgggctagccttgaactcactatgtagccgaggctagccCTTTTACTCCCAgttttccttcctccacctcacagacgtaccacaccacaccataccgaGCAAAGGACCTCAGCTTTAAAAGGGGCCTGGAAGGAATTCCTGCTGAGGTAGCTAAGTGTTCGCGTCTCCCTAAATCAGACACATGGGTTCAGCCGTATGGTGGCATTTTCCTCCTCTCAACTTCCTACTGTGAGCTAGGTACGGTCTTCCAGAATTCCTGTACCTCTCCCCAGTCTTGTTTCCCTGGCAGAACCCCAGCTGGAATGCGGAAACTAGAAACCATGTAAAAGTAGTTAGTATTCTAAAGGGAAGATTTTTGGAAAATTatgtaggaaaaacaaacaagaagtggTTCTTGATTCATTCAGTACTGATTAAtaagctcgctctctctctctctctctctgtgtgtgtgtgtgtgtgtgtgtgtgtgtgtgtgtgtgttggtttttgagacaaggttttgctattatagcccaggatggcccccAATTCAAAAACCCTGACTCAGTCCCAGGTGCTGacttacaggcacgcaccaccaagCACAGCTCAGAACCAATTAGTTCTTAATGAATCATGGCTGAGTTCTAGCATTCTTAAATCATTAGAGAAAGTGGAAGGGTTAGGGGTTTAGAACTTACTCCAGTACAATAATATGGCTATACAGGCCCTAGTTCCGTCCTGGAAAAAGGGACTAAGTGTCATGGTCTATGTTCTAGAGCtgagattgggggagggggggcaatGAGGGGAGGGgcaactgggggaggggaatggctCCCGAAAGGTCTAGAACGCCATGCTCTAGTATTGGGTGTCTCTGGGATAAGGTGACCTGAGACTGGTTCTGACTCAGAGCAAGGCCAGTGGCTATGTGAGGAGGCTCGAGTTAGGAGttaggcctctttttttttttttttttttaaaccaggggCGTCCATCTAGGAAAAGGATTGAACCCACACCTGGGTTCCAATACAGACCATAGGAATGGCCCTGGCTGGGGTGTTCAGCTGTATCAGAACCTTCCAGACCAAGGCAGAAAGTCgagtggggagagaagaaaatgaaccaTGAGCATCGGTGGACCGACCTGGAAAGCTATGGCTTCAGGGCAAGGAAAAGAAGTGCATGGCTTCGGAAACCGGCTCAGTCGGGGTGGGAGAGTATTGGTCCCCTAGCTTTGCCAGTTTTggaacaccccccacccccccaggggCCATTTCAGGAAAACCCGAGGTTCTCTTAAGGGTAGGAGTTagtgtggaaagagagaagtgaacAGCCAGGATCGTTCCAGGCACCCCCATCTGAGAACCTCTCCTGGGCCCCAGGATCTGGGAGCGCAGCAGCAGCTCCAGAGGTCCCAGCCAGCCCCTAGGTGCCCTCGGGGTACAGCACCTGGTGAGGCCTGGCTGCTCAGGGCTTGTGTGTGGCAACAGGGTGAGAGCAGCAAGGCCCGGAGCGTGGCTAGGGGACAGGCTGTGGCGGTGGCTGGCTCACTGGAAGTGCAGGGAGCCTCCAGTCCAGGGACTAGATCTCAAGGGGCGGGGGGACTGGAGGGGGAGGTCTCAGGGACACTGTGGAGAGAAGGCTCCCGGTACATGGCCACtgtgaaggggagagagagaggagcagggaaggAGAATTAGGCACACAAAGAGCCAGGGAGAACCAGAGATCTGAGGGGCCTCCCTTCCCTTACAATCACCCTTGAAGAACCCCAACCCGAAGGAAGAGAGCTCCCCAATTCCCCAAAGGCCAAAGCCTTTCAGTCTTGgccctgtcatcccagcatctTGTTCAACATGTATGGCCTGAGCTCTGTGTGTATTCATTCAAGGTCAATACCCTCCC
The genomic region above belongs to Acomys russatus chromosome 25, mAcoRus1.1, whole genome shotgun sequence and contains:
- the Chrnb1 gene encoding acetylcholine receptor subunit beta; its protein translation is MTSGALLLLLGVLGAPLAPGARGSEAEGQLLKKLFSGYDSSVRPAREVGDRVGVSIGLTLAQLISLNEKDEEMSTKVYLDLEWTDYRLSWDPAEHDGIDSLGITAESVWLPDVVLLNNNDGNFDVALDINVVVTFEGSVRWQPPGLYRSSCSIQVTYFPFDWQNCTMVFSSYSYDSSEVSLKTGLGPDGQERQEIHIHEGTFIENGQWEIIHQPARLVQLPGDPRGGKGGHREEVIFYLIIRRKPLFYLVNVIAPCVLITLLAIFVFYLPPDAGEKMGLSIFALLTLTVFLLLLADKVPETSLAVPIIIKYLMFTMILVTFSVILSVVVLNLHHRSPHTHQMPFWVRQIFLHKLPPYLGLKRPKPERDQLPEPQHSFSPRSGWGRGTDEYFIRKPPNDFLFPKLNRFQPESSAPDLRRFIDGPTRAVGLPQELREVISSISYMARQLQEQEDHDALKEDWQFVAMVVDRLFLWTFIVFTSVGTLVIFLDASYHLPPTEPFS